In the Setaria italica strain Yugu1 chromosome VI, Setaria_italica_v2.0, whole genome shotgun sequence genome, one interval contains:
- the LOC101769931 gene encoding uncharacterized protein LOC101769931 isoform X2, with protein MASLCRSAAAVRSAALRSRSPVERLFQAARSPLAPPRIRRPVVAAALASLDTLMPLHSAVAAARLRSCIAADSACWSCLSQDFALPR; from the exons ATGGCGTCCTTgtgccgctccgccgccgccgtgaggtCCGCGGCGCTCCGGTCGAGATCCCCGGTGGAGAGGTTGTTCCAGGCGGCGAGGTCCCCTCTCGCGCCACCGCGCATCCGCAG GCCCgttgtggcggcggcgctggcgagcCTGGACACGCTCATGCCGCTGCACAGCGCGGTGGCGGCCGCGCGGCTGCGGTCCTGCATCGCCGCCGACTCGGCATGCTGGAGCTGCCTCTCCCAAG ATTTTGCTCTACCTCGGTAA
- the LOC101769931 gene encoding uncharacterized protein LOC101769931 isoform X1, whose product MASLCRSAAAVRSAALRSRSPVERLFQAARSPLAPPRIRRPVVAAALASLDTLMPLHSAVAAARLRSCIAADSACWSCLSQGLTKRI is encoded by the exons ATGGCGTCCTTgtgccgctccgccgccgccgtgaggtCCGCGGCGCTCCGGTCGAGATCCCCGGTGGAGAGGTTGTTCCAGGCGGCGAGGTCCCCTCTCGCGCCACCGCGCATCCGCAG GCCCgttgtggcggcggcgctggcgagcCTGGACACGCTCATGCCGCTGCACAGCGCGGTGGCGGCCGCGCGGCTGCGGTCCTGCATCGCCGCCGACTCGGCATGCTGGAGCTGCCTCTCCCAAG GTTTGACCAAGCGCATCTGA
- the LOC101770877 gene encoding serine/threonine protein phosphatase 2A 57 kDa regulatory subunit B' theta isoform, whose protein sequence is MIKQILGRLPKKPAKSGEKELAGAGTSLPSPTADARTTTDLTMSSRLVNPNSYASTVTNPGQNYAARNAGVSNGFTASAGYEALPSFRDVPASEKPTLFLRKLAMCCVQFDFTDPTKDVKEKEIKRQTLLELVDYITSATGKFPEPVVQEVIKMVSANLFRGPTPAPRENKALESFDLEEEEPVMDPAWPHLQIVYELFLRFIQSPETDAKLAKRYIDHGFIIRLLDLFDSEDPREREYLKTILHRIYGKFMVHRPFIRKAINNIFYRFIFETEKHNGIAELLEILGSIINGFALPLKEEHKLFLVRALIPLHKPKCVAMYHQQLSYCVTQFVEKDCKLADTVIRGLLKYWPITNSSKEVMFLGELEEVLEATQPAEFQRCMVPLFRQIARCLCSSHFQVAERALFLWNNDHIEGLIKQNSKVILPIIFPALERNTKGHWNQAVQSLSLNVRKIFMDHDPTLFEECRKKFEEEEAQEASVRSKREAIWKRLEEIALSKSAQ, encoded by the exons ATGATTAAGCAAATCCTCGGCCGGCTTCCCAAGAAGCCGGCCAAGTCCGGCGAGAAGGAGTTGGCCGGAGCGGGCACATCACTGCCCAGCCCGACGGCCGATGCGAGAACCACAACGGATTTGACCATGTCTAGCAGGCTCGTCAATCCCAACAGCTATGCCTCCACGGTCACAAATCCCGGCCAGAATTACGCGGCCAGGAACGCCGGCGTCAGCAACGGATTCACGGCCTCGGCCGGGTACGAGGCGCTCCCGAGCTTCCGGGACGTGCCGGCTTCCGAGAAGCCCACCCTGTTCCTCAGGAAGCTGGCCATGTGCTGCGTGCAGTTTGACTTCACAGACCCGACCAAGGATgtgaaggagaaggagatcAAGAGGCAGACGTTGCTTGAGCTGGTGGATTATATCACCTCAGCCACTGGGAAGTTCCCGGAGCCCGTCGTGCAGGAGGTCATCAAGATGGTGTCTGCAAATTTGTTCAGGGGGCCAACCCCTGCTCCGAGAGAGAACAAGGCACTCGAGTCTTTTGatttggaggaggaagagcctGTCATGGATCCAGCATGGCCTCACTTGCAGATTGTATATGAACTGTTCTTGAGATTTATTCAGTCTCCTGAGACAGATGCGAAGCTGGCCAAGAGATACATAGATCACGGTTTCATTATCAGGCTTCTTGATCTCTTTGACTCAGAGGATCCTAGGGAGAGGGAGTACTTGAAAACAATACTTCACAGGATCTATGGCAAGTTCATGGTGCACCGCCCATTCATCAGGAAGGCAATCAATAATATATTCTACAGGTTCATATTTGAGACAGAGAAGCATAATGGAATAGCGGAGCTGTTAGAGATTTTGGGGAGTATAATCAATGGTTTTGCTTTGCCGCTCAAGGAAGAGCACAAATTGTTTTTAGTCCGAGCATTGATTCCACTCCACAAACCAAAATGTGTTGCCATGTACCATCAGCAACTGTCATACTGTGTCACTCAGTTTGTTGAGAAAGATTGCAAGCTTGCTGATACTGTCATAAGGGGTTTATTGAAGTATTGGCCCATCACGAATAGCTCAAAGGAGGTTATGTTTTTGGGTGAGCTAGAGGAGGTACTGGAAGCTACCCAGCCAGCAGAATTCCAGAGGTGTATGGTGCCACTTTTTCGTCAGATTGCCCGCTGTTTATGCAGTTCTCACTTTCAG GTGGCTGAGAGAGCTCTCTTTCTATGGAACAATGATCATATCGAAGGTTTGATCAAACAGAACAGTAAGGTGATACTGCCCATAATCTTTCCTGCGTTAGAACGAAATACAAAAGGCCATTGGAACCAGGCAGTTCAAAGCTTGAGTCTAAATGTTCGTAAAATATTCATGGACCATGACCCCACACTGTTTGAGGAGTGTCGAAAGAAgttcgaggaagaggaagctcAAGAAGCTAGCGTGAGGTCAAAACGTGAGGCTATATGGAAGCGCCTAGAAGAAATTGCCTTGTCAAAATCTGCTCAATGA
- the LOC111257631 gene encoding uncharacterized protein LOC111257631: MQKHFKESLMPAMSLLVRIVVALSITISFTVVAGNCPGARRNMTIEAACHEVCGAATAPARGMYQLCVDTLREEDTLAWSVVDEAGEYAQRAAWRAIWAYLDTMGRAWHFITGNTTALAGGEEERAAYASCVGGRYQEAEAAMDKVRSRLPDHCGPDVAGEYKRALRDVEACRDRVAKLKPPPPPLLAMVEADYNRTLLAYLLGKLIGVK; this comes from the coding sequence ATGCAAAAGCATTTTAAAGAAAGCCTAATGCCAGCAATGTCTCTCCTCGTCCGGATTGTCGTGGCGCTCTCTATCACTATCAGCTTCACCGTCGTCGCCGGCAATTGCCCCGGCGCCCGCAGGAACATGACCATAGAGGCAGCCTGCCACGAGGTGTGCGGCGCCGCGACGGCGCCGGCAAGGGGAATGTACCAGCTCTGCGTGGACACGCTGCGCGAGGAGGACACCCTGGCCTGGTCGGTCGTCGACGAGGCCGGCGAGTACGCTCAACGCGCCGCGTGGCGGGCTATATGGGCGTACCTTGACACTATGGGCCGGGCGTGGCACTTCATCACCGGGAACACGAcggcgctcgccggcggcgaggaagagaGGGCGGCGTACGCGTCCTGCGTCGGCGGCAGGTACCAGGAGGCCGAGGCGGCCATGGACAAGGTCCGGAGCAGGCTGCCGGATCACTGCGGCCCCGACGTCGCCGGCGAGTACAAGAGGGCGCTGCGTGACGTCGAGGCGTGCAGGGACCGCGTGGCCAAgctgaagccgccgccgccgccgctgctcgccatGGTTGAGGCCGACTACAACAGGACCCTGCTGGCTTACCTGCTCGGTAAACTGATAGGTGTAAAGTAG